The Sulfurimonas hydrogeniphila genome includes a window with the following:
- the gatA gene encoding Asp-tRNA(Asn)/Glu-tRNA(Gln) amidotransferase subunit GatA yields MITLKEALAMSKDELNKFKDELQTKIEANKDLNAYIDVNTFGEGVPVAIKDNIQVKEWSVTSASKILQGYIAPYNATVIEKLLAAGLSPFGRTNMDEFAMGSTTETSCYGKTLNPVNPEHVPGGSSGGSAAAVGAGLAIAALGSDTGGSIRQPAAYCGIVGMKPTYGRVSRYGLGAYASSLDQIGPMTQNVEDAAILYDIISGSDVKDSTNAMRDDKVSDNLNPERKLTIAILPKYIENASDDVKEAYRKAVEALKAQGHTIVEKEMMDAKYDISAYYVTATAEATTNLGRYDGIRYGNRVEGANLEETYYKTRSEGFGDEVKRRILLGNFVLSSGYYEAYYVKAQKTRHLIKEEYAKIFNDVDLILSPVAPNVAPKFGELANPMEMYLSDIYTISVNLAGLPALSLPIMKNAAGMPVGLQLIANAYEEQTLFDGAMSLEKEIAYK; encoded by the coding sequence GTGATTACATTAAAAGAAGCGCTTGCAATGAGCAAAGATGAACTTAATAAATTTAAAGATGAATTACAAACAAAAATAGAAGCAAACAAAGATTTAAATGCTTATATAGATGTAAATACTTTTGGTGAGGGTGTGCCTGTTGCCATTAAAGACAATATTCAAGTCAAAGAGTGGTCTGTTACTTCTGCTTCAAAAATTTTGCAAGGCTACATTGCGCCTTACAATGCCACTGTCATAGAAAAACTTTTAGCTGCCGGGCTCTCTCCTTTTGGTCGTACAAACATGGATGAATTTGCCATGGGTTCGACAACTGAGACAAGCTGCTACGGCAAAACACTTAACCCTGTCAATCCTGAGCATGTTCCCGGTGGAAGTTCGGGAGGAAGTGCCGCTGCAGTTGGAGCGGGTTTGGCTATAGCTGCACTTGGCAGTGATACAGGCGGAAGTATTCGCCAACCCGCAGCGTATTGCGGTATCGTAGGCATGAAACCGACTTACGGAAGAGTCAGCCGTTACGGTTTGGGGGCTTATGCTTCAAGTCTGGATCAAATCGGACCGATGACACAAAATGTAGAAGATGCTGCTATTTTGTATGACATTATCAGTGGGAGTGATGTCAAAGATTCAACAAATGCCATGAGAGATGACAAAGTCAGTGACAATCTCAATCCTGAAAGAAAACTCACTATTGCCATTTTGCCAAAGTATATAGAAAATGCGAGTGATGATGTGAAAGAGGCTTACCGCAAAGCAGTTGAAGCACTCAAGGCACAGGGACACACCATTGTTGAAAAAGAGATGATGGATGCAAAATATGATATTTCTGCATACTATGTGACGGCTACAGCAGAGGCAACAACCAATCTTGGGCGATATGACGGTATACGTTACGGCAACCGTGTTGAAGGTGCAAATTTAGAAGAGACCTACTACAAAACAAGAAGCGAAGGTTTTGGGGATGAAGTCAAACGCCGTATCCTGCTTGGCAATTTTGTGCTCTCAAGCGGCTACTATGAAGCCTACTATGTAAAAGCACAAAAAACACGCCATTTGATAAAAGAGGAGTATGCAAAAATCTTTAACGATGTTGACTTGATTCTCTCTCCGGTTGCTCCGAATGTTGCTCCAAAATTCGGGGAACTTGCAAATCCGATGGAGATGTATCTGAGTGATATCTATACAATCAGTGTCAACCTTGCAGGTCTGCCTGCCCTTTCATTGCCAATAATGAAAAATGCAGCAGGGATGCCTGTCGGACTGCAGCTTATAGCAAACGCCTATGAAGAGCAGACACTCTTTGACGGTGCTATGAGCCTTGAAAAAGAGATTGCCTATAAATAA
- the ileS gene encoding isoleucine--tRNA ligase, protein MDYKDTLLLPTTTFAMRGNLINNEPKRYAAWDKKKVYHKMKAKRAGAKHFTLHDGPPYANGHIHIGHALNKILKDIIIKNNYFNGKSVRFTPGWDCHGLPIEQQVEKKLGGKQKKEQLETAEIRKLCREHAAKFVNIQKEEFKTLGIIADWEKPYVTMDYRFEANIFRTLCSVAKKGLLIERSKPVFWSWAERTALAEAEVEYEDKEDYSIFVAFELSNEAKEKLGLDKETKAAPVIWTTTPWTIPANTGISLNPEEEYVLTTEGYIVAKKLLNALVEDGILKGGVAKTFDATLFENLNAINPLNGRTSRIVLGEHVLVDNGTGCVHTAPGHGEDDYRVGLKYDLEVVMPVDETGCYDATVVRDALIPNAQDFVGRHIFKSNEDIIEMMGESVLHVSKFMHSYPHCWRSHTPLIYRATKQWFISVDEKPQDEEKTLRNIALDEIEKTLFIPQTGKNRLTSMVANRPDWCISRQRDWGVPIAFFRVKETGEVLLDEKVLNFVAMIFEMQGSDAWYSMDIAQLLYPGSGYKPEELEKVTDILDVWFDSGSTWNSVLKSRNYDAGDYPADLYVEGSDQHRGWFQSSLFLSSAVEHKAPYKGVLTHGFTVDEKGEKMSKSKGNVIAPEKVLKEYGSEILRLWVASSDYQGDLKISQGILKQTSENYRKLRNTFRIMLANINDLENLTPYEDMGDLDKWILNVAQNTLDEVHKHFSEYNFVNGMSTLNNFIVNELSGMYIDMTKDNLYCNAKDSTRRRASQSAMAIITKTLLLIMAPVITYTADEIVDNAPAIIKGDAEDIFDMTYEKIEAGDIPFDAEYMVKAREGFGAEVDKLKKEKIIKNTLELVIYTESKTVLEMNSTDAEDWFVVSGIFEDKPEEEIIASFKVDEDTFSIAKATLHKCPRCWKYQAEAEECLCKRCQSVVND, encoded by the coding sequence ATGGACTACAAAGACACACTACTTTTACCAACAACTACGTTTGCCATGCGAGGCAACTTAATAAACAATGAACCGAAGCGTTATGCTGCATGGGACAAAAAGAAAGTTTATCATAAGATGAAGGCAAAACGTGCCGGTGCAAAACACTTCACCCTTCATGACGGTCCTCCCTATGCAAACGGGCATATTCACATAGGTCATGCACTCAATAAAATTCTCAAAGATATTATCATCAAAAACAACTATTTCAACGGTAAATCTGTCCGTTTTACTCCGGGCTGGGACTGTCACGGACTGCCGATTGAGCAGCAGGTTGAAAAAAAGCTTGGCGGAAAACAGAAAAAAGAGCAGCTTGAAACTGCCGAGATAAGAAAACTTTGCCGCGAACATGCTGCGAAGTTTGTAAACATTCAAAAAGAAGAGTTTAAGACACTTGGAATTATTGCTGACTGGGAAAAACCGTATGTGACAATGGACTACAGATTTGAAGCAAATATTTTCAGAACACTCTGCAGTGTTGCAAAAAAAGGTCTTTTGATTGAGCGCAGCAAACCTGTCTTTTGGTCATGGGCTGAACGAACTGCACTGGCAGAAGCCGAAGTTGAATATGAGGACAAAGAAGACTACTCGATTTTTGTAGCATTTGAACTCAGCAATGAAGCCAAAGAAAAACTCGGACTGGACAAAGAAACAAAAGCAGCACCGGTTATCTGGACGACTACACCATGGACAATTCCTGCAAATACGGGGATTTCGCTAAACCCTGAAGAAGAGTATGTTCTTACAACTGAGGGTTATATTGTTGCAAAAAAACTATTGAATGCTTTGGTTGAAGACGGCATTCTCAAAGGCGGTGTCGCCAAAACTTTTGATGCGACTCTGTTTGAAAACCTCAACGCCATCAACCCGCTCAATGGCAGAACTTCCCGTATTGTTTTAGGGGAGCATGTTTTAGTTGACAATGGTACAGGTTGTGTACATACCGCTCCGGGTCATGGTGAAGATGACTACCGTGTCGGACTGAAATATGACCTTGAAGTTGTTATGCCTGTGGATGAAACAGGATGTTATGATGCAACTGTTGTGCGTGATGCTTTGATTCCGAATGCGCAGGATTTTGTAGGGCGTCACATCTTTAAATCAAATGAAGATATCATTGAGATGATGGGTGAGAGCGTGTTACATGTAAGCAAATTTATGCACTCGTATCCGCATTGCTGGAGAAGTCATACACCGCTTATCTACCGTGCTACAAAACAATGGTTTATCTCTGTTGATGAAAAACCGCAAGACGAGGAGAAGACACTCAGAAACATCGCCCTTGATGAGATTGAAAAAACACTTTTCATACCGCAAACCGGAAAAAACCGTTTGACTTCTATGGTTGCAAATCGTCCTGACTGGTGTATTTCCCGCCAGCGCGACTGGGGTGTTCCTATTGCATTTTTCAGAGTAAAAGAGACCGGTGAAGTTTTACTTGATGAAAAAGTGCTCAACTTTGTAGCCATGATATTTGAAATGCAGGGAAGTGATGCCTGGTACTCTATGGACATCGCACAGCTTCTCTACCCGGGAAGCGGTTACAAGCCCGAAGAGCTTGAAAAAGTAACAGATATTTTGGATGTATGGTTTGATTCAGGTTCTACCTGGAATTCGGTACTGAAATCCCGTAATTATGATGCGGGAGACTATCCTGCTGACTTGTATGTCGAGGGGTCTGACCAACATCGCGGCTGGTTCCAGTCATCACTCTTTTTATCTTCTGCGGTTGAGCACAAAGCACCCTACAAAGGTGTATTGACGCATGGTTTCACAGTAGATGAAAAAGGTGAAAAGATGTCCAAGTCAAAAGGCAATGTCATCGCACCCGAGAAAGTTTTAAAAGAATACGGCAGTGAAATTTTACGCCTATGGGTTGCTTCATCGGACTATCAGGGTGATTTGAAAATTTCTCAGGGGATTTTAAAACAGACTTCTGAAAACTATCGTAAACTGAGAAACACCTTTAGAATTATGCTTGCCAATATCAATGACCTCGAGAACCTGACACCGTACGAAGATATGGGTGATTTGGATAAATGGATTTTAAATGTTGCACAAAACACGCTTGATGAAGTACATAAACATTTTAGTGAATATAACTTTGTCAACGGTATGAGCACACTCAACAACTTTATTGTTAACGAACTCAGCGGCATGTATATCGATATGACAAAAGACAATCTTTACTGTAATGCTAAAGATTCTACGAGAAGACGTGCAAGCCAAAGTGCAATGGCAATCATTACAAAAACACTGCTTTTGATTATGGCTCCTGTTATAACCTACACAGCAGATGAGATAGTAGACAATGCCCCTGCCATCATCAAAGGTGATGCCGAAGATATTTTTGACATGACCTATGAAAAAATTGAAGCCGGTGACATACCTTTTGATGCTGAGTATATGGTAAAAGCCCGTGAAGGTTTCGGAGCAGAAGTTGATAAACTCAAAAAAGAAAAAATCATCAAAAACACCCTTGAACTTGTCATTTACACAGAATCAAAAACTGTCCTTGAGATGAACAGTACCGATGCAGAAGACTGGTTTGTTGTTTCCGGAATTTTTGAAGACAAACCAGAAGAAGAGATTATAGCCAGCTTTAAAGTTGATGAAGACACCTTCAGCATCGCAAAAGCCACACTGCACAAATGTCCAAGATGCTGGAAATACCAGGCTGAAGCAGAGGAGTGCCTTTGTAAAAGATGCCAAAGCGTAGTCAATGATTAA
- a CDS encoding CinA family protein, with protein sequence MKTHLIIIGNKFVYNKSLQEYILRDIEKNSGFIDNITYFKDSDNSFFLYLEEELHASNRVIIVTCKQNFSTVGKVICTATSDNQILKEGMLIPQKASLFAERSYLLEFQSSLINVVQMDEGQKMPELLLKNEEIRATIHIFEEDKSTIVTILTPIAQTYEVNIDVTQEVQGWHRVDVTSNKYGDITKFIHAAKNLLPKKLIASSNIIEYIIEKLSHSGKKITFAESCTGGLLSYFFTKHNGASKILEGGLVTYSNTLKENWLAVDHAILEENGAVSAEVVREMSEGALNVSGADYALAVSGIAGDTGGTQFKPVGTVYIGVRSKTQHTEKHLHFHGDRNYVQEQSALMAVKMLLLLDKETFF encoded by the coding sequence ATGAAAACACATCTGATAATCATTGGAAATAAATTTGTTTATAACAAATCGTTACAGGAATATATTTTGCGGGATATTGAAAAAAACAGTGGTTTTATAGATAATATAACTTATTTTAAGGACAGTGACAACTCCTTTTTTCTTTATCTTGAAGAAGAACTCCATGCATCCAACCGGGTTATTATCGTTACATGTAAACAAAACTTTTCAACTGTCGGAAAAGTGATATGTACTGCAACCAGTGATAATCAGATTTTAAAAGAGGGGATGCTCATACCGCAGAAAGCTTCATTGTTTGCAGAACGTTCCTATCTTTTGGAATTTCAAAGCTCTTTGATAAATGTAGTACAGATGGATGAAGGACAAAAAATGCCCGAATTGCTTTTGAAAAATGAAGAGATACGGGCAACCATACATATATTTGAAGAAGACAAATCCACTATAGTGACAATTTTGACTCCAATCGCACAAACATATGAAGTCAATATTGATGTAACACAGGAGGTGCAAGGGTGGCACAGAGTAGATGTGACGAGTAACAAGTACGGGGATATTACCAAATTTATTCATGCAGCAAAAAACCTGTTGCCTAAAAAGCTTATTGCATCATCAAATATTATTGAGTATATCATAGAAAAACTTTCACATTCAGGAAAAAAAATAACATTTGCCGAGAGTTGCACAGGAGGACTGCTCAGTTACTTTTTTACAAAACACAACGGCGCATCAAAAATTTTAGAGGGAGGCTTGGTAACTTATTCCAATACACTCAAAGAAAACTGGTTGGCAGTTGATCATGCCATACTTGAAGAAAACGGTGCAGTCAGTGCCGAAGTTGTCAGAGAAATGAGTGAAGGTGCACTCAATGTCAGTGGAGCAGATTATGCTTTGGCAGTAAGCGGAATCGCCGGAGACACAGGAGGTACACAATTTAAACCGGTCGGTACGGTGTATATAGGTGTACGAAGTAAAACACAACACACTGAGAAGCATCTGCATTTTCACGGTGACAGGAATTATGTGCAGGAACAGAGTGCCCTTATGGCAGTAAAAATGTTGCTTTTGCTTGATAAAGAGACTTTTTTCTAA
- a CDS encoding glycosyltransferase family 9 protein yields the protein MKYPLHVTLRKKLSSILNGVLSLFSHKSQPAQYIDKERIKSIVIIRPNYRIGNLLFLTPLINELSKEMPNAKIDIIVGMKLAGKILEPLPNVDKVIDIPRKLLLHPLEMFAYIKQARTKQYDIALNISGGSTSAQIVTALTRAKYKASFASDKLWANFTHIQERGLKTYRHMGLESLEFLRFFKIDFPKKMPTLDIKPTQEEKEKAKQDLLSLLHVNNIDTDTKVIAIFRNARFDKKISDEWWNEWVDTLLKLDENIVIIDILSPDIPTKLNEKVLEYANKDLRVLGAFFQACDLYVSADTGPMHLAVASGAKVLALFNKTDIQVYGALGKQNRTINIEKLSPGDVAHITTDFLSTVSPD from the coding sequence ATGAAATATCCTTTACATGTAACCCTAAGAAAAAAACTCTCGAGTATTCTCAATGGTGTGCTTTCTTTATTTTCTCACAAATCACAGCCTGCTCAATATATTGACAAAGAGCGCATCAAAAGCATTGTCATAATACGGCCAAATTACCGAATAGGGAACCTGCTTTTTTTAACGCCTCTTATCAACGAACTTTCAAAAGAGATGCCAAATGCCAAAATAGACATCATTGTCGGTATGAAACTTGCCGGAAAAATTCTTGAACCTCTGCCAAATGTTGACAAAGTCATAGACATCCCCCGAAAACTGCTTTTGCATCCGCTTGAAATGTTTGCCTATATCAAACAGGCCAGAACAAAACAGTATGATATTGCGTTAAATATTTCCGGTGGTTCCACCAGTGCCCAAATCGTCACGGCACTCACAAGAGCAAAATACAAAGCCAGCTTCGCAAGTGACAAACTCTGGGCAAATTTCACACATATTCAAGAAAGAGGCTTAAAGACCTACAGGCATATGGGACTTGAAAGTCTGGAATTTTTACGGTTTTTCAAAATTGATTTTCCCAAAAAAATGCCAACGCTTGATATAAAACCGACACAAGAGGAGAAAGAAAAGGCAAAGCAAGACTTGCTTTCACTGTTACATGTAAACAACATTGATACCGATACAAAGGTTATAGCCATCTTCAGAAATGCAAGATTTGACAAAAAAATAAGTGATGAATGGTGGAATGAATGGGTAGATACACTCCTTAAACTTGATGAGAATATTGTTATCATAGATATCCTTTCACCCGATATTCCTACAAAACTCAACGAAAAAGTTTTGGAATATGCCAACAAAGATTTAAGAGTTTTAGGGGCGTTTTTTCAGGCATGTGATCTGTATGTCAGTGCGGACACAGGACCTATGCATCTTGCAGTCGCTTCAGGTGCAAAAGTTTTGGCACTTTTCAACAAGACAGATATTCAAGTCTACGGTGCTTTGGGAAAACAGAACAGAACCATAAACATAGAAAAACTCTCACCCGGGGATGTTGCACACATTACAACTGACTTTCTCAGTACTGTCAGTCCGGACTAA
- a CDS encoding ABC transporter ATP-binding protein, which translates to MKEIVKRFWPYIKEYKLYYLLVIFGGLLILVSTVGTAQIMKPMMDDMFIKKDKTMLYIIPLGLIAIYVTKAIGKYIQTIFMEYIGQSIVTRFREILLDKMIHLDMAFLYANRSGELISRVTNDIGRIQYFVSNMLPDMFRDLLTVIALVGYIVYLNPLLSFYTLIVVPLIIYPLMLIAKKLKKYSHRSQSKNADLVSRLTEVFNNSEIIKANATEKFEVSRFSVENWNFFKINMKAIYVGALVSPIMEIIAVSGLAMVVYVGGKEVFDGKMTVGEFTAFITAVGLVFEPIRKLGGTYSKIQDALAASERVFEIIDKENSVVEGTKELKEDIRKIEYKNVVLQYENINILDGITLTINQGEHIALVGDSGGGKSTFMNMLLRFYDPDSGEILINGINIKEFKQKSLKHHIALVSQRIYIFQDTLAANVAYGEESIDEAKVIEALKLADAYDFVMQLEEGIYTMMSEAGANLSGGQRQRIAIARAIYKHASLLLFDEATSALDNESEKRIQKALDAYTKDKITLTIAHRLSTIEHADKILVLQKGLIVASGTHKELLECSAVYQRLAGELKK; encoded by the coding sequence TTGAAAGAGATTGTTAAACGGTTTTGGCCTTATATAAAAGAGTATAAACTCTACTATTTGCTTGTCATTTTTGGTGGGTTGCTCATTCTTGTGTCAACTGTGGGAACTGCACAGATTATGAAGCCAATGATGGATGATATGTTCATTAAAAAAGACAAGACAATGCTCTACATTATTCCTCTTGGGCTTATTGCCATTTATGTGACAAAAGCGATTGGAAAGTATATTCAGACAATTTTCATGGAGTACATCGGACAGAGTATTGTGACCCGTTTTCGTGAAATACTTTTAGACAAAATGATTCATCTTGATATGGCATTTTTGTATGCAAACCGGAGCGGAGAGCTTATTTCTCGTGTGACAAATGACATAGGCCGAATTCAGTATTTTGTTTCAAATATGCTTCCTGATATGTTTCGTGACCTTTTAACGGTTATTGCACTCGTGGGGTACATTGTCTATCTCAACCCTTTACTCTCTTTTTATACACTTATTGTTGTGCCTTTGATTATTTACCCTTTGATGCTTATTGCCAAAAAACTCAAAAAATATTCACACCGTTCCCAGAGTAAAAATGCCGATTTGGTATCGCGTTTGACAGAAGTTTTTAACAACAGTGAAATCATTAAAGCCAATGCAACAGAAAAATTTGAAGTCTCCCGTTTCAGTGTAGAAAACTGGAACTTTTTCAAGATAAATATGAAAGCCATTTATGTCGGTGCCCTTGTTTCGCCTATTATGGAGATCATAGCAGTTTCAGGACTTGCCATGGTCGTGTATGTCGGGGGTAAAGAGGTTTTTGACGGTAAAATGACTGTTGGTGAGTTTACAGCATTTATCACGGCAGTAGGACTTGTATTTGAACCGATTCGCAAACTTGGCGGAACCTATTCGAAAATTCAGGATGCGCTTGCGGCAAGTGAGCGTGTTTTTGAAATCATAGACAAAGAAAACAGTGTCGTCGAGGGTACAAAAGAGCTCAAAGAGGATATTAGGAAAATTGAATACAAAAATGTTGTTTTGCAGTATGAAAATATCAATATATTAGATGGTATTACTTTGACAATCAACCAAGGAGAGCATATTGCTCTTGTAGGGGACAGTGGCGGGGGCAAATCTACTTTTATGAATATGCTTTTGCGTTTTTATGATCCCGACAGCGGAGAGATTCTCATTAACGGCATCAATATCAAAGAATTCAAGCAAAAGTCACTCAAACATCATATTGCACTTGTTTCACAGCGTATCTACATTTTTCAAGACACCCTGGCTGCCAATGTTGCCTACGGTGAAGAAAGTATAGATGAGGCAAAAGTCATAGAAGCTCTGAAACTGGCGGATGCCTATGATTTTGTGATGCAGCTTGAAGAGGGTATCTATACTATGATGAGTGAAGCAGGGGCAAATCTTTCAGGTGGGCAGAGACAACGCATTGCCATTGCCAGAGCAATATACAAACATGCTTCACTGCTGCTTTTTGATGAAGCAACATCGGCACTGGACAATGAGAGTGAAAAACGTATACAAAAAGCACTTGATGCTTACACGAAAGATAAAATCACACTGACAATCGCACACCGTCTCTCTACAATTGAGCATGCTGACAAAATTTTGGTACTGCAAAAAGGGCTTATAGTGGCGAGCGGTACACATAAAGAGCTTTTAGAGTGTTCCGCTGTGTATCAAAGACTGGCGGGAGAACTGAAAAAATAG
- a CDS encoding FtsW/RodA/SpoVE family cell cycle protein: protein MWRFDKSILSQFDFFSIILIIPLIIMSHWLIGEAVPALAEKQLAYVGVALLAFLVVFLLPIRRMSWLIPFIYWGNIALLFAVELFGHSRLGAQRWIEIPFINATIQPSEFVKPALILMLAYLIHKNPPPQQGYRLKDFLRISFYILLPFVLIAKEPDLGTALVLLLIGYSVLFYVGVYWKIIATIVAGILILSPLAYKFMLHDYQKERITDFLSEKPSYHVQQSIIAIGSGGWTGKDKENATQTQMKFLPIATSDFIFAFVVERTGFLGALALILLYAMLILHLLSLSIFNNDYYIKVVTVAISFMIFIYMGVNIAMTIGYAPVVGVPLPMFSYGGSSFLNFMILFAIMQNLITFRYKDMYDKGGTKSFV from the coding sequence TTGTGGAGATTTGATAAGAGTATTTTATCACAATTTGACTTTTTTTCCATCATTCTTATCATTCCTTTGATAATTATGTCTCATTGGCTCATCGGTGAAGCTGTCCCTGCTCTTGCTGAAAAACAGCTTGCCTATGTCGGTGTTGCACTTTTGGCTTTTTTGGTTGTATTTTTATTGCCTATCAGACGGATGAGCTGGCTTATCCCTTTTATATACTGGGGCAATATTGCCCTGCTTTTTGCAGTAGAACTTTTCGGACACTCACGCCTTGGAGCCCAAAGGTGGATAGAAATACCCTTCATCAATGCCACCATACAGCCCTCAGAATTTGTAAAACCTGCGCTTATTTTAATGCTTGCCTATCTTATACATAAAAATCCTCCTCCTCAACAAGGCTACAGACTCAAAGATTTTTTACGCATAAGCTTTTACATACTGCTCCCTTTTGTTCTTATTGCAAAAGAACCGGATTTGGGTACAGCCCTTGTTTTACTGCTTATAGGCTATAGCGTTTTGTTTTATGTAGGTGTTTATTGGAAAATAATAGCCACTATTGTTGCAGGAATTTTGATTCTGTCCCCGCTTGCCTATAAATTTATGCTGCATGATTATCAAAAAGAGAGAATTACAGATTTTTTAAGTGAAAAACCATCGTATCACGTACAGCAGTCTATCATCGCTATAGGCTCTGGCGGATGGACAGGAAAAGACAAAGAGAATGCGACACAGACACAGATGAAATTTTTGCCTATCGCCACAAGTGATTTTATTTTTGCCTTTGTTGTTGAGCGAACCGGCTTTTTAGGAGCGTTAGCACTCATTTTACTCTATGCTATGCTCATCCTGCATCTTTTGAGTCTGAGTATATTTAACAATGACTACTATATTAAAGTTGTAACTGTCGCTATCTCTTTTATGATTTTCATATATATGGGTGTCAACATTGCCATGACTATAGGCTATGCCCCTGTAGTCGGCGTACCTCTGCCTATGTTTTCCTACGGAGGCAGCAGTTTTTTAAATTTTATGATACTGTTTGCCATCATGCAAAATCTCATCACATTCCGATACAAAGATATGTATGACAAAGGTGGGACAAAAAGCTTTGTATAG
- a CDS encoding RluA family pseudouridine synthase, translating to MINTQEYKCVNPERLDTFLTAQIGQTRSQIAGLIKHECVFVDGKKVPRPGVKLKSGQTVRVEFPEAKEEKALDVDFDVEILYEDDDVLVINKPSGVTVHPAPSVKEATLVDWLKHKGIRLSTISGEERHGIVHRLDKGTSGTMVVAKNNAAHEFLSKQLQDKSMGRYYIAVIVPPLKEEITTIESNIGRSAHNRLKMASGLEHAKYAKTMFKHLALSEDEQTQLIACKLFTGRTHQIRVHLESMNRHILGDHIYGLSPKQENSERILLHAYMIYFIHPSTKEKLTFQAEFDAIMRETIYKKFDTEILNEVIEPEYIMRSFTADS from the coding sequence ATGATAAACACACAAGAATACAAATGCGTAAATCCTGAACGACTGGATACTTTTTTGACTGCACAGATAGGACAGACCCGTTCGCAGATAGCAGGACTGATCAAACATGAATGTGTCTTTGTAGATGGAAAAAAAGTTCCCCGTCCGGGTGTAAAACTTAAATCAGGACAGACAGTCAGGGTAGAATTTCCTGAGGCGAAAGAGGAAAAAGCACTTGATGTAGATTTTGATGTTGAAATTTTATATGAAGATGATGACGTTCTGGTCATAAACAAGCCAAGCGGCGTGACAGTTCATCCTGCACCGAGTGTCAAAGAAGCAACACTGGTTGACTGGCTCAAGCACAAAGGTATCAGACTTTCTACTATAAGCGGGGAAGAGCGTCACGGTATCGTGCATCGTCTGGATAAAGGAACGAGTGGCACAATGGTTGTTGCCAAAAACAATGCTGCCCATGAATTTTTGTCAAAACAGTTGCAGGACAAAAGTATGGGGCGTTACTATATAGCTGTCATAGTGCCTCCTCTAAAAGAAGAAATTACCACAATAGAATCAAACATAGGCAGAAGTGCCCATAACCGTTTGAAAATGGCATCCGGACTGGAACATGCAAAGTATGCAAAAACGATGTTTAAACATCTGGCTTTGAGTGAAGATGAACAGACACAGCTTATAGCCTGTAAGCTTTTTACCGGAAGAACCCATCAGATAAGGGTACACCTTGAGAGTATGAACCGTCATATTTTGGGGGATCATATCTATGGATTGAGCCCAAAACAGGAGAACTCGGAACGTATTTTGCTGCATGCCTATATGATTTACTTTATTCATCCTTCAACAAAAGAAAAGTTAACTTTTCAAGCAGAGTTTGATGCTATAATGCGAGAAACAATTTATAAAAAATTTGATACGGAGATTTTAAATGAAGTTATTGAGCCTGAGTACATTATGCGCAGTTTCACTGCTGATTCTTAG